From a region of the Puniceicoccus vermicola genome:
- a CDS encoding helix-turn-helix domain-containing protein has translation MEPSEKKNLIGGNLRRMRMERGSTQQGLASECAARGWDLSRAGLSKIEAGIRRVNDAELLLLSDILKLPLGAFFGLSEGASDQEKEEAATAAISVARHGRD, from the coding sequence TTGGAACCATCAGAAAAAAAGAACCTAATCGGAGGAAATCTGCGCAGGATGCGCATGGAGCGTGGCTCCACCCAACAAGGACTCGCTTCAGAGTGTGCAGCTAGGGGCTGGGATCTTTCCCGCGCCGGTCTGTCCAAGATTGAAGCCGGAATCCGCCGTGTTAACGATGCGGAGCTACTCCTCCTCTCCGATATCCTCAAGCTTCCCCTTGGCGCTTTCTTCGGTCTTTCCGAAGGTGCAAGTGACCAAGAAAAGGAAGAAGCTGCCACTGCTGCGATCTCTGTCGCCCGCCACGGCCGCGACTAA